Proteins from a single region of Chitinivibrio alkaliphilus ACht1:
- the hisF gene encoding imidazole glycerol phosphate synthase subunit HisF, producing the protein MLSKRIISCLDVRDGKLAKSVKFVDTKDIGDPVEKARQYYLDGLDELVFYDITASSDKRNIMIDVVDHVARQVFIPFSVGGGLRTVEDCSRVLHAGAEKINVNSAAVLRPELISETSLAFGAQCVVLSMDVKQVSPSKQIPSGYEIVINGGRKPMGIDALWWAKTGEDLGAGELVVNSIDADGTKDGYDIALTRAISETVRIPVIASGGGGTPRHLYEVLTEGKADAALIASILHYGEYTVSEIKTYLAQKGLPIRLTNREE; encoded by the coding sequence ATGCTGAGTAAACGAATCATTTCTTGTCTCGATGTGCGAGATGGAAAGTTAGCCAAGAGCGTAAAATTTGTGGATACCAAAGACATTGGTGATCCCGTAGAAAAGGCACGGCAGTACTATCTTGACGGGTTAGATGAGCTTGTCTTCTATGATATTACCGCTTCGAGTGATAAAAGAAATATTATGATTGATGTGGTTGATCATGTCGCTCGGCAGGTGTTTATTCCCTTTTCTGTAGGCGGTGGATTACGAACGGTTGAAGACTGTTCTCGCGTGCTCCATGCTGGAGCTGAAAAGATAAATGTGAATAGTGCTGCCGTACTCCGCCCCGAGCTTATTTCAGAAACATCTCTTGCCTTTGGAGCTCAATGTGTTGTCCTCTCCATGGATGTAAAACAGGTCTCCCCCTCTAAACAAATACCTTCAGGATATGAAATAGTGATTAATGGAGGGCGAAAGCCCATGGGAATTGACGCTCTTTGGTGGGCCAAAACCGGAGAGGACCTTGGTGCGGGAGAGCTTGTGGTGAATTCTATCGATGCGGATGGAACAAAAGATGGGTACGATATTGCCCTAACTCGGGCAATAAGCGAGACCGTACGAATCCCCGTGATTGCCTCAGGAGGAGGCGGCACACCGCGCCACCTCTACGAAGTTCTCACAGAAGGAAAGGCTGATGCTGCACTCATTGCATCCATTCTTCACTATGGAGAATACACTGTCTCAGAGATAAAAACCTACCTTGCCCAAAAGGGCCTTCCCATACGACTAACCAATCGGGAAGAGTGA